One genomic window of Conger conger chromosome 7, fConCon1.1, whole genome shotgun sequence includes the following:
- the LOC133133527 gene encoding putative gustatory receptor clone PTE03, with translation MNITYNSPILLIQGIGIPHRFIYPAFALLLVIYLIILTTNIGVMLLILMDRSLQQPMYLLFFSLSFNDVLGNTVVLPRLMLDIVSTNPSISYSWCVSQAFFSQAYSTSCHTVMMIMAFDRYLAICHPLRYTSIMSPTMVAKLTVSAWSTSIAVNSIPLGLAVRLTRCRSIILNAFCDIASLYKLSCQDLSINNITGLTCSIILIGLSIASVAFTYFRILISCVSKKNKELNRKAMQTCASHLVLYLIMLWSGYLIIILHRLQIHNSYRTLAALLFLIIPANMNPIIYAIQTKELRTKIVQILYSKVTQLQ, from the coding sequence ATGAACATAACCTACAACAGTCCCATCCTGTTGATTCAGGGCATCGGCATTCCCCATCGTTTCATTTACCCAGCATTTGCCCTGCTTTTGGTCATCTACCTGATCATCCTGACCACCAACATAGGGGTCATGCTGCTTATTTTGATGGACAGGAGCCTTCAGCAGCCAATGTACCTGCTGTTCTTCAGCCTGTCCTTCAACGACGTCCTGGGGAACACGGTAGTTCTGCCTCGATTGATGTTGGACATCGTCTCCACCAACCCGTCCATCAGCTACTCCTGGTGTGTCTCCCAGGCCTTCTTCAGCCAAGCTTATAGCACGTCCTGCCACACGGTGATGATGATCATGGCCTTTGACAGGTATTTGGCCATATGCCACCCTCTGAGGTACACCTCCATCATGAGCCCCACCATGGTGGCTAAGCTGACTGTGTCCGCATGGAGCACATCGATCGCCGTGAACTCCATCCCACTGGGCCTCGCAGTACGGCTAACACGCTGCCGTTCCATTATTCTTAATGCCTTCTGCGACATTGCATCTCTGTACAAGCTCTCCTGCCAGGACTTGAGCATTAATAACATCACTGGGCTTACCTGCAGTATCATACTCATTGGATTGTCCATCGCCAGCGTGGCCTTCACATATTTCAGGATCCTGATCAGCTGTGTCTCCAAAAAGAACAAGGAGCTGAACAGAAAGGCCATGCAGACTTGCGCCTCCCATCTGGTCCTCTATCTGATCATGCTCTGGTCTGGATACCTCATCATCATTTTGCATCGTCTTCAGATTCACAATAGCTACCGGACGTTGGCGGCACTTCTCTTTCTCATCATTCCCGCCAACATGAACCCCATCATATATGCTATACAGACCAAGGAACTAAGGACCAAGATTGTGCAGATACTTTATTCAAAAGTAACCCAGCTgcagtaa
- the LOC133133528 gene encoding putative gustatory receptor clone PTE01 — MNITYNSPILLIQGIDIPHRFIYPAFALLLVIYLIILTTNLGVMLLILMDRSLQQPMYLLFFSLSFNDVLGNTVVLPRLMLDIVSTNPSISYSWCVSQAFFSQAYSTSCHTVMMIMAFDRYLAICHPLRYTSIMSPTMVAKLTVSAWSTSIAVNSIPLGLAVRLTRCRSIILNAFCDIASLYKLSCQDLSINNITGLTCSIILIGLSIASVAFTYFRILISCVSKKKKELNRKAMQTCASHLVLYLIMLWSGYLIIILHRLQIHNGYRTLAGLLHLIIPANMNPILYAIQTKELRTKIGQILYSKGTCRGLITKAEGVEDFREWMMTDPQNTQSHQSHHV; from the exons ATGAACATAACCTACAACAGTCCCATCCTGTTGATTCAGGGCATTGACATTCCCCATCGTTTCATTTACCCAGCATTTGCCCTGCTTTTGGTCATCTACCTGATCATCCTGACCACCAACTTAGGGGTCATGCTGCTTATTTTGATGGACAGGAGCCTTCAGCAGCCAATGTACCTGCTGTTCTTCAGCCTGTCCTTCAACGACGTCCTGGGGAACACGGTGGTTCTGCCTCGATTGATGTTGGACATCGTCTCCACCAACCCGTCCATCAGCTACTCCTGGTGTGTCTCCCAGGCCTTCTTCAGCCAAGCTTATAGCACGTCCTGCCACACGGTGATGATGATCATGGCCTTTGACAGGTATTTGGCCATATGCCACCCTCTGAGGTACACCTCCATCATGAGCCCCACCATGGTGGCTAAGCTGACTGTGTCCGCCTGGAGCACATCGATCGCCGTGAACTCCATCCCACTGGGCCTCGCAGTACGGCTAACACGCTGCCGTTCCATTATTCTTAATGCCTTCTGCGACATTGCATCTCTGTACAAGCTCTCCTGCCAGGACTTGAGCATTAATAACATCACTGGGCTTACCTGCAGTATCATACTCATTGGATTGTCCATCGCCAGCGTGGCCTTCACATATTTCAGGATCCTGATCAGCTGTGTCTCCAAAAAGAAGAAGGAGCTCAACAGAAAGGCCATGCAGACTTGCGCCTCCCATCTGGTCCTCTATCTGATCATGCTCTGGTCCGGATACCTCATCATCATTTTGCATCGTCTTCAGATTCACAACGGCTACCGGACGTTGGCGGGACTTCTCCATCTCATCATTCCCGCCAATATGAACCCCATCCTATATGCTATACAGACCAAGGAACTAAGGACCAAGATTGGGCAGATACTTTATTCAAAA ggcacctgcagggggctgaTCACCAAAGCAGAAGGGGTAGAGGATTTTAGGGAGTGGATGATGACGGACCCTCAGAACacccagtcccaccagtcccaccatgTGTAG
- the LOC133133529 gene encoding putative gustatory receptor clone PTE01 — translation MNITYNSPILLIQGIDIPHRFIYPAFALLLVPYLIILTTNIGVMLLILMERSLQQPMYLLFFSLSFNDVLGNTVVLPRMMLDIVSTIPSISYSWCVSQAFFSQTYGMSCHTVMMIMAFDRYVAICHPLRYTSIMSPAMVAKLTVSAWSTSIALNSITLGLAVRLTRCHSIILNAFCDTASLFKLSCQDLSINNITGLTIITIINGLSITSVAFTYFRILISCVSKKNKELNRKAMQTCASHLVLYMIMLWSGFLVLISHRLPIHNGYRTLAALLFLIIPANMNPIIYALQTKELRTKIVQILYSKVTQLQ, via the coding sequence ATGAACATAACCTACAACAGTCCCATCCTGTTGATTCAGGGCATCGACATTCCCCATCGTTTCATTTACCCAGCGTTTGCCCTGCTGTTGGTCCCCTACCTGATCATCCTGACCACCAACATAGGGGTCATGCTGCTTATTTTGATGGAAAGGAGCCTGCAGCAGCCAATGTACTTGCTGTTCTTCAGCCTGTCCTTCAATGACGTCCTGGGAAACACGGTGGTTCTGCCTCGAATGATGTTGGACATCGTCTCCACCATCCCATCCATCAGCTACTCCTGGTGTGTCTCCCAGGCCTTCTTCAGCCAAACTTATGGCATGTCCTGCCACACGGTGATGATGATCATGGCCTTTGACAGGTATGTGGCCATATGCCACCCTCTGAGGTACACCTCCATCATGAGCCCCGCCATGGTGGCTAAGCTGACTGTGTCCGCATGGAGCACATCGATCGCCCTGAACTCCATCACACTGGGCCTCGCAGTACGACTAACACGCTGCCATTCCATTATTCTGAATGCCTTCTGCGACACTGCATCTCTGTTCAAGCTCTCCTGCCAGGACTTAAGCATCAACAACATCACCGGGCTCACCATCATTACCATAATCAATGGATTGTCCATTACCAGCGTGGCCTTCACATATTTCAGGATCCTGATCAGCTGTGTCTCCAAAAAGAACAAGGAGCTCAACAGAAAGGCCATGCAGACTTGCGCCTCCCATCTGGTCCTCTACATGATCATGCTCTGGTCCGGCTTCCTCGttctcatttcacatcgtctccCGATTCACAACGGCTACCGGACATTGGCGGCACTTCTCTTTCTCATCATTCCCGCCAACATGAACCCCATCATATATGCTCTACAGACCAAGGAACTTAGGACCAAAATTGTGCAGATACTTTATTCAAAAGTAACCCAGCTgcagtaa
- the LOC133133530 gene encoding olfactory receptor 1500-like, translating to MNITYNSPILLIQGIDIPHRFIYPAFALLLVAYLIILTTNIGVMLLILMERSLQQPMYLLFFSLSFNDVLGNTVVLPRMMLDIVSTIPSISYSWCVSQAFFTHTYGMSCHTVMMIMAFDRYVAICHPLRYTSIMSPTMVAKLTVSAWSTSITLISIVLGLAVRLTRCRSIILNAFCDTASLFKLSCQDLSINNITGLTIITIINGLSITSVAFTYFRILISCVSKKNKELNRKAMQTCASHLVLYMIMLWSGFLVLISHRLPIHNGYRTLAALLFLIIPANMNPIIYALQTKELRTKIVQILYSKVTQLQ from the coding sequence ATGAACATAACCTACAACAGTCCCATCCTGTTGATTCAGGGCATCGACATTCCCCATCGTTTCATTTACCCAGCGTTTGCCCTGCTGTTGGTCGCCTACCTCATCATCCTGACCACCAACATAGGGGTCATGCTGCTTATTTTGATGGAAAGGAGCCTGCAGCAGCCAATGTACTTGCTGTTCTTCAGCCTGTCCTTCAATGACGTCCTGGGAAACACGGTGGTTCTGCCTCGAATGATGTTGGACATCGTCTCCACCATCCCATCCATCAGCTACTCCTGGTGTGTCTCCCAGGCCTTCTTCACCCACACTTATGGCATGTCCTGCCACACGGTGATGATGATCATGGCCTTTGACAGGTATGTGGCAATATGCCACCCTCTGAGGTACACCTCCATCATGAGCCCCACCATGGTGGCTAAGCTGACTGTGTCCGCATGGAGCACATCAATAACCCTGATCTCCATCGTACTGGGCCTCGCAGTACGGCTAACACGTTGCCGTTCCATTATTCTGAATGCCTTCTGCGACACTGCATCTCTGTTCAAGCTCTCCTGCCAGGACTTAAGCATCAACAACATCACCGGGCTCACCATCATTACCATAATCAATGGATTGTCGATTACCAGCGTGGCCTTCACATATTTCAGGATCCTGATCAGCTGTGTCTCCAAAAAGAACAAGGAGCTCAACAGAAAGGCCATGCAGACTTGCGCCTCCCATCTGGTCCTCTACATGATCATGCTCTGGTCCGGCTTCCTCGTCCTCATTTCGCATCGTCTCCCGATTCACAACGGCTACCGGACATTGGCAGCACTTCTCTTTCTCATCATTCCCGCCAACATGAACCCCATCATATATGCTCTACAGACCAAGGAACTTAGGACCAAAATTGTGCAGATACTTTATTCAAAAGTAACCCAGCTgcagtaa